A region of the Notolabrus celidotus isolate fNotCel1 chromosome 18, fNotCel1.pri, whole genome shotgun sequence genome:
TCAGAGTTCAGCTTCTCATAGCAGAACCTGTCAGCTGAGTCTGAGAGCAGAGGACACCTCATGTTTTTAATAGTTACAAACATCTttgtaataagtgggataatgataatgtatagtgagtgggtgctTAAAGCAGAAAATCAACCAGtggaaaggagtccagcacatttcacctctgcctgttaatactgtggcaaaaacgttgaTTTTCTGCTAATTTCATTCTGAATTGGTAACAAAGTGAAAATACTTTTAATAAGGGCTGTCGAAATTGACGCGATAACAACAAGTTAATTCAAATTCTCCATAACGCCACTAATTTATTTGACGCTCGATTAATGCACGCACGCTCTGTGTATGACCCTCGGCTCGCCCCGTAGTTTGGGAAATCAGGAGTCGATACAGCAGTAACATAACATTGTGGATGACAAGCAGAAATTAAtaaagagggtttttttttgcaagttcaGCTTTAAAGCACTGCCAGATGGTTCTCTGGACAAGACCAAAGTTATCTGCATTTACTGTCGATGTGAATTCAGTTACCACCGGAGTGCGTCGAGTCTCAAATACCACTTGCTGGCCAAGCATACAGCGGCAGCAGAGAGCCCCCCTCCCCCTCGCCAGAGGCAGACCACGCTGCAAAGTTTGCAACAGAGACGCATGGACAATGcgtctgttgttgtgatgcatgagCTCAATCACTTTCTGTTgagctgcttaaaaaaacaggacGTTAAGTTAGTTGGATATTACATGGTGGTAGTTTTACTAAGTAATGTTACATTCAGGTCAAAATGCCCTTTCAGCATATTTTTTGAGCATGTGGTACCTTTGATGGCGAAGTGTGGCGATTGCTCTGGacagtatttgtcattgttttggattgctgcaatattaataaacatgcatttgcataaagcaagcttatttgtccactcccatattgataagagtattaaaaacttCAAAATTATCCCTTCATttagaacagataaaaaaagatgCGATCAGTTCGAGATTAATCGCCAGTTAACTATGAACAATCATACAATTAAttgtgattaaatatttgaatcGATTGACAGCCCTACTTTTAATATTACTTTTAATGTGACAAGACTGCTCACCCTGTTGATGTTCCATTCAGCTATGTCCACCCTCTAACTGTACATCAACCCTCATATGGAACCATGACAGGGAGAGCAAGACCAGACACAAAGCCAAGGGAGTTTCCTCATCCTGGTGGGGTTTGTTTTTCCTATAATAActcactcactatacattatcccacttattataTGGATActaacttaaaaatgaaaaattcacTCCAAATTAAATCCCTTGCAACAGTCTGTTCTTCATAGAAATGTGTAATTACAATACATAAAGATAAATATCCAATCCAAACCTACTGTAGCCCCAGAGAGTCTTGCACTGGCCATCTCTGGTCTTGCAGCGACCTCCATAACATCGACCCTGACGAGGAAGAAGAGGGTGGAAACGATGAAgagagaacagacagagacagaaataacTGCAACTAAAATATATAAACTTATAAAAATCACATGACTTACCTGTCCAGCATCACACATGTAGCCGTCCAGTTTGTGCACATTATGAGCACACTGTGAGGGAAAGAAATGGAGGGTGTCTGACATCTTCCTCTATGAAGCATCTTGACAAATATAGAGACGTGTTCCAAGCTTCTCTTACCTGACTGGAGTCTCCTGTGCAGGTCTCTGGAATGTCACAGTCGTTCACAGCGTCACGGCAGGTCACGCCTCTGAGCTCGTACTGCCAGATAACAACCAGAGAAgaagatgagacagagagagaggaagaggggagggaggtgAAAGAGGAAGACACAGAAAGGGGTCTAAGGAGACCATCAAGGCTTTTAGAATCAGTGAAAACTTGTCATCTTACCTTACAGTCCCTGCAGCAGAGTCCATTGCTGCACATGGCATTGTGGGTAAGGGTACACTTTTTACAACAGTTGGCTCCCCGACGTGCACACTCCTACAAACCAGAAGAAAAGTGTTACACAATGTATGTTTTCTTGCTTTAATTATTAATACTTAACAATATAATCATGTGATATTTTGAAAGACTAGTTGTCACATTGTCCAATTTCAGTTTCGAAACTGTGTTATGTGCAAGTGCCACAAGATGGCAGTAGCTGCATTTGAGGCAGGGGGTGGGAACCTTGAAAGTCAAGGTGTTTTGGGCTTCTCGTGTCTTTACTGAGAGGATGACATACTTACGAAGCCTCCGAACATGATGCAGGATTTaacaactgagctaaaccagcgacCAACATGATAGAGGCAGGGGGCTGTCTAAcatcagtctggttctgctcgagttttctgcctgttaaaaggaagtttttccttccAACTCTAAATTgccaaatgctgcaaagtgctctgctcatggtggattaagatgagataagacagagtcctgtctgtaagatgggactggatcttatcctgtcttgatgttgggtctttgttaataatataacagagtacggtctagacctgctctgtttgtaaagtgtcttgggataacattagttgtgatttggcgctatataaatattgACATACGATTGACGTCaagatttttttaacaaaaattaCTACAATAAACACTCTAGGACAAGTTGATCCAATAATAACCCCTGGGAATAGCCATAAAACACGAATTTTGGCGAATTTTAAAAAACTTGTTGATTTCATATACGTGTAAGGGTGTGGCTTCAAGAGGCTTTGTTGAAGATCTAATCAAGCCATATGTGCATAACAAATTTCATACATGTAGGTGAAAGTAACTTCAATGTTTCAACCTCAAATTTCCTCCCTACATATTATCAATGAGCTTTATCAGACAaggtaaaacagaaacaaaggccCATCTTAcaacttcaaataaaggcctctTACACTCTGCAGTCGAGGATAATACAAGCCCTGATCACTTCATGAGAAAAGAGTGTAATGTCAATGAACTCACCACCAGTGATCCACAGTCACACTCCTCTCCCAGCTCCACATATCCATTCCCACATTCAGGCGTATCCAACAACTacaggaaataaagaaataaaaatgttctacTGGTTCAattcatttgcatttttattttacaattaaaaaacaagcagagcTTTGAAAATGATGAGTACTCCTCCCTCACCTTGCTGGGCTTGTTGAAGAGACAGCTGCCTCCTCCCTGTTGGAGGAAACGCAGGTACTCATCTATACTGCAGCGAGAGAACTTCCTGGGCAGGTAGTAACTGAGtgataataaagaaaaaacatcacttatcaaataatttcaaatattttaccTGAATGCTTTTAAAAGCTATACTATACTCCTTAACTGGCCAATCAATACTCCCTTACAAAATACAAAGTCAtgtaagacaaagacaaagttcATACCCTGTATCCTCCATGATACAGCCAAGCCATGGATCTGGACACCTGCAGTctcctggacacacacacacacacacacacacacacacacacacacacacacacacacacacacacacacacacacacacacacacacacacacacacacacacacacacacataaccacCAGCATTAAAATAACTGCGTGAAGACAGGTTGAAGAAAAAGCTTAGAATTATTGTCTGGACTTGTTTGACTGGGGTGGTCCTACAGGGGCACTGAGGGTGGCTGGGGTAAATTATTGAAGTATCAACTGTTTTATTCTTGTGTATGattcttttttactttaaaaaaagaacactataataataataatacattttatttatatggtGCTTTTAAAAGACTCTAAGACACTCTACAACTGTTacaatcaatacaagcaaagaACACAGGTCaatccaaatcaaacaaaacaaaacaacaatacaatcacaaattaaaagctaacttaaaaaggtgagtttttaatagaGACTTGAATGCTGAAGGAtcagcagttttggatatgagtGGGGAGTGaattccagagggtgggggcggctatggagaaggctctgtccccccaggttcagttcttggttctgtgaggcagagacaggaggttggcatgtgaggaacgcaggttacTGGAAGGaatgtgatggtggaggaggtcagtgaggtaggaaggggcctggtggtggagggctttgtgggtgaggaggaagattttaaactgtatttggtaggggacggggagccaactacacacacaaaaatcatCTAAGCTTTATTCTTTAGttacttaaaaaatgtttgtccaaagtcacaagTGGAGGCACCAACAAATGAAATGTGCTACATTTGAAGTCTCAtttctgacaaggcaaatagccaatcagagGTTAACATTTTGGAGTGGCACCTGCGGCCGCCAATCAGATCTAAAGGGGGCTTGTGCCACCCATGATCACCCTCTGGACTTGCCCCTGCAACTCAACACTAGAGAGAGCTGTTACAGCAGAGGTGAATTGTTTGAGTTTTATAATgaataactttttttattttttttaacacaaccaGTCATTCTGTGAATTTTATAGGATACTTAAGGATACTTTAAATATGCTTTACTAGCGTAGGCacaaattaaagacagataaaaATAACGAGATTACAACATGTCCATGCTCTTGTATTCATACTCTTGTGATCCTTTGTAGGGGATCTGAAGTGAAAGTTTGTTATACTTACCAGCAGCCGGCCGCTCTTTGTTTCTCAGCATGCCGATGTTCTGGCCCAGACTCTGGCACAGTGTGATGGCCATGGGACCCACACTGCCGAACTGaaggcacacacatacagcaagTTAACCACACATAACAGAgagataagacagtcaaatgtCCTAAACTATCGAGACACATCACTCCTAtaaatacctttttttaaagtttagtttATTGATGAGATATCCTGATCTGTGGCCTGAGTTTCTGATCTGAAAGAAGCACGAGTCTCACCTCATTGATGCCTCCACCTCTTGTGATGGAGCAGATGCCCCCGATGTAGGCGGCCTCGCTGCGGCTGCTCATGAACGTCCTCCCACTGTTAAGACAGGGAGAGTGCTTTAATAGTAggtgcaggtggaggaggagaaaagaagaagaagaagataggGGTAGGAGGCAGAgtaaggagaaggagaggggaagaaaaaggGGGAAATGGACAAGACGACGAATTAAGAAAGAGGGttagaaggagaggagaaaacagaggaggaggagataaaaCAAGAACAGGAAGACGATGAAGTGGACGAAAAGGttagagaaaaagaggaaggatCAGAAAAATGACGACAGAAGAAAAcggagcagaagaagaggatgatgtGGAGAGTGAACTCACGAGAAGAGGTGAACAGCATCGCAGCGCTCCTTGATGCTCTCCTTCCTGTACTTCATGAAGTCTCGCAGGGTGAGCAAGGCATCATCGCCCACAGAGATCCTGTTCTCAGACGACCACGTTTCCATGGCCACCAGGACGATGCGAGTGTTGAGCTGCTCTTTGTAGATCTGAACTCACCcaacaaggaaataaaacaacaagaataaATTCACTGCTTGCAAGAGCTGAGGAGGTGAGACTGAAATATATACTAGAGAAACTTCTGACATTACATCGAGAGAGGAGTTTGaaaatcaattatttttttctcattctgAATAAAGTTCAGGAGGCTTAATTATTTCTTAAAGGAAACTTTGTAAAGAAGTATTGTTGGATCTTTGCCTGGAAGTTatgtaaagatggatgacataaCAGCAACCTGAAAcagaagccaaaagatttagagctctccctgctgactggctgcagttttAGCCATAATGgccacctcctccatgttaacagatggaatatgggtcaaactataaaattaaatatatacatCAAATACTCCTTTATCAGATGCGTTTATGCTGTTTTATGCCTGAGTGTTCAAGCATTTTAGTTTGAAGTAGTACTTTGATGCATACAAAGGAGTATAATGACATGATTGACAGATATATTGAGgaatgcagctcctgcagcgctgcatGCACAAGATTAGCAAAGTAGATAAGAAATAGTgaaagaaaacataacaaaactgaaatacagttctgtgtgtgtgtgtgtgtgtgcttcaaaCCAATACAAGAAGCTGATACATTGTTAACTGCTTTCTTGTTAGCAAAGGGGCGGGGCTTCAACTCAacggctaaaggctgatttatacttctgcgtctcccctactcagcaggggctgatgcggacatgagcaccacatacttgtgcgtcgatgtgtccgtgtcacgcagcagttctcctctgaaaggcttgagggcagtgtggtctctctgatagccggtcgcctgcttccagccccgccacaatctctgtttacttttccacagagattcggagcatgttctgttaatctacagctgatacatgttgctgtttatcatacagacatgattacatgaagaatagagtggaggagatgaaatacacggccaatgtgcaGCCGATGagcgggatcccggaagtgctgtaaatgtgggaaatacaagccgccgagcggaccaatcacagggcttgtggtccgcgtcgaTCCTACGTGTtgctacattttggaggaggtgcacgtcagctacgtgcgtaggcctctgcgtaggaacgggagctatgcggacccccagcgtaagtataaatcagccttaaaccGGCTGATCTCTTCTGTGCAGACTCTGACTTCCGTTCTATACAACAAGAAGAGGTGGAGATGAGTCCACCTTGTTTCTacataaatatttgatgaatgaATATACAGTATAACaagaaatgcacattttaaagataGTTGTGTTATTCTTCTTTACACATGGAGTGGGAAGAAGGCAGCCAGCAGTTGGTTGGCATGGAAACCAGCATCACTGCGTGTTTGTCCTCTGTCAGAGAGGGGTTCCCAGACTAATGTCACAGCAGAGGACTCGAGCAGAGTCACAATTCTGCTTTTAATCAGCTGCTTGGTACAGCATATCTACATAACCGTCAAATATATATGTGGATCAAACTGATCACTGGGTTCCTTTGCAGTTTCTCTGAGCGTAGGGTGAGCAACTGAAGGTATGTATTCATAAAACTATTCTGAGTCGACCTCTCTCCAAACTTCAAGTCATTATGTAACCACTGCAACAGATCCTGCGATGCATGTCTGTGATCAGTCACTAATGTTTGGATCACATTTGGGAGATTTTCTAAAGTGAATCAAgttcaaaataattcaaagttTAACTGAGAGTAGTTTTCACAGCGAGGGCAGTAATATAACTGCAATAAGTCCTTCCCATACTGTTCTAATTTAGCCACAGTGAAATAACCTGTTGGTTCAAGACAGTTCTTTGCCAATTTGGATGATAcaatcttgttgtttttgtaggaGCTATTAATTAGCACTATTGGACGAGCATACAGCTAACAGCACTCACCTGATATCTCATTTAATTTACGCTCTATAATACTTTAAAGGGCtgacttttaaaaagtattCTGCCATGAACAGGGGGAAATAAAGAAATGGAGAacgtataaaaaaaaattctgtccaatccagtttatttctgctgctctgtttaGCATTTTAATACCGGCCCTGCAAGGATTGACTCACATTCAGAGCCTTCCTCCAGAGGCCATTTGAAGAACTTCAGTTTTCTGCACATATACAGGTTGTTGCATGGTTTGTTTCAACTATCAAAAGTTGGGAAAGGAACCAAAATAACTGATCCATAACGTCCTATTTTTTgatacccttctgttggggtaccAAGCGTACCTATCGGACCCTAAAGGTTGAAGCAATTTGTTGattgagagagaggaggggggaggagagatgGTACGAGATTCAGGTTCTTCAGATTTAAGAtatagggtcagggtcaggatgGAAGTAAAGACGTGAGGACATTTGAATCGATCTAAATGCAACTGATACACAACATCCTTCAACTAATTTTCAGAGTTGTTATGaggtaataaaaaataattccaTCCTGTTAAATAGCTTGTGGATTTTTGTGAATAACCGATTGTAGCTGTCTTGTTCTTGAAAGCTGGGAAATGTGGCAACTGTCCTGACTAAGCTCAAGAGACTCTCAATAATAGATTCACTGTGAAGAGGGGCCAAAGAATTttctaaaataaacagaaaactaGGAAGCTCAGGGACCACTTCTGAACAATGTCTCCACTCACCGCATCAGCCATGTTCACCACCGCTTTGGCAAAGTTCTTCGCCTGTGTGGCCGACCGACGGAGTTGCACGAACTAACAAGGGGAGAGAAACACTGTTGCTGAGCCACAATCTCTCATTAATGCTCTCATGCAGCAATGACAGATAACAGCTGACAGAGTCACACCTACCAGTTCATGGTCGTTGACCACCATCAGCTCGATGTACTTTGTCTCAGTTTGGACGGTGCGCTGGCCTCGCCGCACCTGAAGGAGGAAAATAAATCCACAGAGCCAGAAGTTTGAGAGTGTTGTCATATTCACCTTcacacaagacaaacacacacacaaagccagcAGGTGAAAACACAACTCccagcgtgcacacacacacatgctgatgCTGCTGAAACTCTAGCCTTCGTCCTTGAACGGGCAGCAACAACTTGGAGCAACAACTTCTCATTCATTCAACAAGCTCAATAGCTGCACCACATTTGAAAAGATAAATCTCAGCTTGTGTATCCGATTACCCCCAAAGTCTCACCGAAAAGAAAAGTACTTTAGAAGCACCTGAATGTTTCATAGTTTCAAACTTCCAATATTTCTGACAAAATAAGTGGCAGCGACAACAGTCAtgattcctctgtgtttacccaTGATTACCCTGATGTACCTTACCTGGGTCTCGTTATCCTCACTCCACTCCAGTTTTCAAGCTTAGCTCTCCTTACTTCTATATACAAGTTACAACATTATACAAAGTATAAAAGGAAGCTTCTACTGCACAAACACCTTAGCTGAAAACATGATACAGAAATCTGAGGCTAGCTTTCCACTCATTGGaaagtaaaaaagtaaacaactACATTAACCTTGTCCTCCTGCTACTTCAGTGCCAGATATTCCTTCCCCATTGTTGACTATAACTAACCTCAAGTCATTTGCTGAAGATTTGTCTGTATCTTGATTTTCTCCCCTTGTGCctgacctgcagtgttttttctctgtgtgcagcCATCTCCCAGCACACCAGGTTTTTCCCTAGGCCAGCGTTTAGAGCCAGCATCCtggattttctgttttctttagttttgtGCGTAATAAACTGACTGAAATCTCCACTTTGTCTCCGTCTCAGCTCTGGGTCCCCACAACTGAGAACACACCCTGACACTGATCCATTTAACTTAAACTATTTTTGATTTTGCTTTCtgtccttatttattttatttttttattgtattgattttatttaatgagtaaagtaaaaattatttttcatgattctaccttttattattttacacatctctgttgttttcagtctctctgttctttttagaAGCACTTGTATGTAtggaaggtgctatataaataaagttgagttgagtcatTGTGATCAATACAATCTACATCCTGCCCACTCTGTTAATTTTCCCAGCTAACTTTACAATCTTAACTTTTAATGCAAGCTTTTCATTATGAACGTAGTCAAATCTCAATCCAGGATTATTTAACCCTCcagttatgttgtgggtcaaattgcccctttttaaagtctattttaggcaaaacatgtcttaaaaaccagctaaatgcagcataaaattatggacagcatgtgacagaagaggtctcaagttaatttatcaacatcacttcataaaataaataaaataatataggtaaaaatctgtcatgtaaaactaatgtatttatatttagggctttccaatgtacatgaaaacaaattttaacatgaatttgaatgaaaaaacgagtgagttatcctcattgaaccatgatctgtgcgaattaaagaacaccaatggaataAATCTtggtttaaatggttagtaatggagttaaaaatttgatttaaaaaaatgtgtattgggattttttggggttctgatacTTTGGATAATTTcaatgccccgggtcaaattaaccctgcaacattattgctgttccagagaaacgaacataacaggagggttaagaagcATCAGTAAACTTCTCAGATTTTGAAACCTCCTCTTGCTCTTTCCTTTCTCATCTTCTCATTCTGTTTGTGTTAGCATTGAAGCTGAGAAGAGCAGCCTGCATGCATGTGGAATTTGGCTTCAGTAAACAGACTTCTCTGTAAAATATTGATTGTGTTTGCTCAGTTCAACTCTGATGTTTCCCTCATGTTGACACTTGCAAGACTACATGCCACATGTTCCTGGCAGGGCATCTGTGTGAGTAAAGAAAGAGCCTGTTTGAACACTGACTTGTCTCTTTGAGCGTCTCAGGCCTTTCGTGAAGACAGGCTTTTGCTCTTCAGACCAGCTGTCTCCTTCTTTCAGCTCGAAGTCTCCTTCAATGTGGCTGTCTGTGTCCACCTCGGGAGTTGTGCTGTTCACAGAGCATCCTGGGAAAcgaaaaacacacatgaaggtAAGAGAGAGTGAAAAGTGGCGAGTCATCAGCCAGGGATGGATGTAACTGTGTTTTAGTGCAGAGATCTACAGGAGAAATCAATATCGCagccagaggaagagagaagagggaaggaggggagtATAAGTGGCCAAACGgggtgaggaaaaaaagagatgaggAGGCAAGGGTTGGGTAACAGGAAGATGAGGAAGGAGATGAATCCAGAGAGGAAGACGAGTGCCAGggacaaagaggagaggaaaagaagaagcagcCAAATGAGACGTTTAGAAAGGACGAGGAGGACAGCTGGAAGACCAGAGGAGGACACTGTGAGCTGCTGTGTGACAAAACACGCCAAAAAAAACAGGCTTGCATAACAGATCAGTGGATCGTTTGAAGATCTTCCAAAAAGAAGAGGACACAGCTGATGTTGTCCCCAAACAAGCAATGCATACAGCATCTGAATCTCTTTTGAGGGAGGATTTATGGCTTTGTTTTTACAGCAGACATTCTGTCACTAAGGTTTAGGATTTAGCAATTAGAGGGGATCATGATGAGGAATTTGGCACACATCAAACCCTTTGTCATTGCACGAATCAAACACTTTCAGTCAGAATGGAAAGTAAATATGAGCAGTGTCTATGTGGGGTTTCAAATGTCTGTAAGGCTGATGGTGGTCATACCTGGACAAGGAGGTGGGAAGAGGTCAATGTCCGGCATTCGATAATAATGTGGTCACTGTGCTCCTAAAGGTGtaaaaagaaggaggaagatgaggggaGGGCTTCGTTAAATGTCACTGAGTTGAGAGAAAAGAGTTTTATATATTCATACTTCTTGTTTTGAAAATCATGAATCAGaggatttattcattttcaacCCATCTATGTCTGCCTGAACAAAAATGAGAACTCAtcgttgaaatgttaaatttaaaactgCACCGACTTGGCAGAAAATGACATTAGTTTACTTGATTGTATTTGCATTTTCTCCTATGTGGTGCAAAAGCAAAGCAACTAGAGATGTGTGCGATTAGTCAACTTGATTAAACACGTCCCCTTACTAATATGGAGGAACTATTTTTCAAGGTTGATCCCGAGAAACTTTCTTTGGGTACTGAGAAACAGATCCGGCCCTTCCTGAGTCAACTATTCATCAGTGCAACATTAGTTTTACAAAATCGTCACCTCTTTTAAACATTAGTAAGATAGACAGCTTCAACCTAATTTTCgttggaaccatagactgtataaaatatggacgtggtatccgtgacgtcacccatctgttcctgagagctgttttgaagccagtcgatggcggcagccatatatGAAAGtggggaactcaaccaggcatagtgtgacataagAGGCGagttgagcctcctagccaacagctatgtgttcccgtctgggagtcaagtcagtcatgtccttatttgggcaaaaactcgtaatcttaatatcttctgactGTCCTGTTAGGAAAAAGATCAACCCCCATACACTGTGAGCCagtagagaaattagctactgtagaccaaagccgtttattgaaacatgtttattaatgctgcaaagattgtctttttgaattggtgtctatgtggtttccggtgtttctgcagccagcctcaagccgaTTCTCAATGGATTGCACTTTATAACCCTtcccgcatgggcttcatagtttgagaccggaggttgctgcttggctggAACAAGCCGTCCTCTTAGCTGTACGGTgtctaacacacacagacctcatTTACTTGAGTAGGAGGGAACATCTACTAACTACCTCAAAGATGAATGCTCTTCACCCTAAATGAAAAACGTCCGCATAAATTTTTTTGGGTTAATCCCGAGATCCCTGCCTGGATGTAAacagcacaggtgacagatggcatctcgtagTGCAGTGTGGTTTGGCAGTGTTTTGATCTAGATAGACATTCTATTTTATATCATTAGTCATACCCAGTAAACCAATTTGTCATTGTTTAACAGCAGATTCTGTGATCCTGCCGCTAACAGTTAAatattgtgctcaattttgactgttttctgagcatTTTCTT
Encoded here:
- the adam11 gene encoding LOW QUALITY PROTEIN: disintegrin and metalloproteinase domain-containing protein 11 (The sequence of the model RefSeq protein was modified relative to this genomic sequence to represent the inferred CDS: inserted 4 bases in 3 codons), whose amino-acid sequence is MLAVRCLLFAAVCARCSVTGLRERGSLEERLPPAEEFVQPKRLLQQIHSREELLHSQLDTRTKNFTAAAQPIHLAQSSFLVEAFGKSFILDLELNHNLLSTDYVERHYEEGKLSQNVGGEHCXYHGRVRGLPGSWAALSXLHGLRGMFSDGNFSYGIEPVGSGEEHSDHIXYRMPDIDLFPPPCPGCSVNSTTPEVDTDSHIEGDFELKEGDSWSEEQKPVFTKGLRRSKRQVRRGQRTVQTETKYIELMVVNDHELFVQLRRSATQAKNFAKAVVNMADAIYKEQLNTRIVLVAMETWSSENRISVGDDALLTLRDFMKYRKESIKERCDAVHLFSGRTFMSSRSEAAYIGGICSITRGGGINEFGSVGPMAITLCQSLGQNIGMLRNKERPAAGDCRCPDPWLGCIMEDTGYYLPRKFSRCSIDEYLRFLQQGGGSCLFNKPSKLLDTPECGNGYVELGEECDCGSLVECARRGANCCKKCTLTHNAMCSNGLCCRDCKYELRGVTCRDAVNDCDIPETCTGDSSQCAHNVHKLDGYMCDAGQGRCYGGRCKTRDGQCKTLWGYNSADRFCYEKLNSEGTEKGNCGPDSSGQGWVQCNKQDVLCGLLLCTNLTARPRFGEMQGKLTSLTIHHQNRYMDCRGGHAVLDDGLDLGYVEDGTPCGPNMMCLERRCLPVTTFNLSTCPGSSTSRICSHHGTCSNEVKCICDPDYTGKDCSEFDPIPIPTPPEGPEKYKETSGGEDLRGCNLYLPAVLSTLHCVQPNLKRQNKNKDVFHF